From the Paenibacillus sp. R14(2021) genome, the window GGAGAGCCATCGTACAAAATCCTACTGGTTCTCGGGAGAGACGCCGTGGTCAGTCGGGTACAGGTTAAACGTCAAGCGTTCCGTGCGTGTTCTGAAATAATCAGCTGATTCGCGGCCGATCCCAACCGGGAAGACCGAGTCGAATTCGCCGTGGGAAATAAATATGGACATGTCCTTTACGCTGCGCAGCGGATATTCCGTCTTCACGAAGGATGGCACATAGCCATTCAGCGCGACGATGCCCTTCAATTCAGCCCCCATCGTGAGGGCCAGCGTCATGGCCAGTATTGCGCCTTGACTGAAGCCGAGCAGATAACGCTTGCCCGGATCGATCGGATAGTGTGCCGTTATCTCGTGAATGAAGGCCGTAAGCTCCGCGATGGCCGGATCGAACTGCTCCCGAATCGGGTTGCCGAGACTGATCAGCCCGTAATATTGATAGCCGGCTCCAAGCGTAAGATTGCCGCGAATGCCGATGATGATGAATTCGTCCTGCAGCGGCTGCACGAGGCCGAACATATTACGTTCGTTAGACCCTTTGCCGTGCAGCGTGAAAACCGCCGGATACCTTTTGCCGGGTTCCATGTGAGCTGGCAGGTGGATATCAAAATGAAATGGCGAGGTCATGGCGATTGCCTCCTTGATCATCACGTTTATATTAGTAATACTAAATATTATTTCATATCAATAATTTATACCTTCGAATGTAGCATGTCAACAGAAAAATTGTTAATATGAAAGGAACATTAGTATCGCTAATATTTTGGGGAGTGAATGGACATGGATATCGGCTCCGCCATCCGGTCGATCCGGAAACGCAAGAACATTACGATCGCGCAGATTTGCGAGGAAACGGGCTTGTCCCAAGGCTTCATGAGCCAGGTGGAGACGAATAAAACCTCGCCTTCCATTGCAACGCTTGAGAATATCGCGAAAGCGCTGGACGTGCCGCTCGCTTATTTGCTGCTGCAGAAAGAAGAGCGTATGGGCATCGTCCGCAAAACGGACCGCAAAACGACAACCAGCGGTTCGGGCCAGTTAAAGGTCGAGCACTTAAGCGCCGCGAGGAACATGAGGATGATGATCGTCGAGATTCCGCCCGGCGCGTCGACCGGCGATGAGCCGCACGCGCATGAAGGCGAGGAGGTTCACGTTGTCCTCAAGGGCCGGATTTATGCTGAACAGGGCGAGGACGCAGCTGAATTCGGCGAAGGGGATTCCTTCAGCTGGAACGCCTGCGTGCCGCATCGCGTGCGCAACGCCGGCGATGAACTAGCTGTCGTGCTGATTTCCGTCTATACGGAGAAGGAGCTGGATACGCCTTATTACGGCAGCTATTGAGGCTGCGTGTAAGGAGCGCGGCTGACGGTCATTATTGCTAGGCGTTCGTCTCAGGTGACCTGTCGGCAGGATCCACATACGTTTGACCCCTATCCACATGCCCCCTACCCGCACGGCGAAAAACCCGCAATCGCGATCGATTGCGGGTTTTCTGCGTTCGTCTCGGCTCAAACCTGGCGACCGGCTTATGTGTTGCCGGGCCGTCATCTTTTCCCGGAGAGTCCGTAGAAGAACAGCTCCAGCATCCCTTCCAGAAAGCCGTCACGGTCCCCGCTGTTCTGCGCCATATCCAAAATGCGATCATACTGGTTCATGAACAGCTGGATGAACGCCAGCACGTTCGGCGTGGATACCGACGACGCGATCTCGCCGCTCTCCTTTCCCTCCTCGATGATGCGCGCGGTCATGGGGAGCGACTTCTCCCTGTACTGCCGCTCGATATAAAGGGCGATTTCCGGGTCACCGGCCATCAGCTCCTTGATCAGCCCGGGAGGAAAATCGCGGAAAGATGCCTTCTTCAGGAAAACAATATGTTCGATCTTCTCCTTCAGCGGATGGCCCTCGGCCAAATAGGCTTCGAAGTCGGCGATCGCGCCGTCGAAGTACGTCTGGAACGTTTCGCGGACGAGCGCTTCCTTGCTGCCGAAATAATTATAGATGGTCACCTGCGAGACATTGGCGAGCCGCGCGATATCGGCAACCCGTATCCGTTTCAGCTCCGTTGTCCGAAGCAGCTCCAAGGTTGTATTCATGATTTTCGCTTTGATCGAGCTGGCTCGTTTCTCAAATCCGTTCATTTCCGTCCACCTTTACGCTATCGCTAGCATCTAATTTATGAACTTGAAGCATATTTATATTTCATAAAATCATTGACGGCTGTATGGCCCAGGATTATTATAACATATGAACTATATGGTCTAGAATATTTCATGATTTCGTATGTATGCTTTCTAAATTGGCGCGCGGAGGTGCCGGTATGCTGAGTGTTCAGCAATTGACGAAGCGATTTTCGAACGGCAAAGGTATTGTCGATGTTTCTTTCGAGGTGAAGCAAGGCGAGGTGTTTGGCTTCCTTGGACCGAACGGAGCGGGTAAATCCACGACGATCCGGCATATTATGGGCTTTATGAAGCCAGACAGCGGCCGCGCGAAGGTGAACGGACTCGATACGTGGAAGGAACAAGGCCGGTTTCAGGCCAGCGTTGGATACTTGCCGGGCGAGATTTCATTTATCGAAGGCATGACGGGCAGGTCGTTTCTCGATTTCATGGCGGCCATGCAGCGGGTCAAGGATCCCGCGCGGCGCAGCAGGCTGATCGAGCGGCTGCAGTTCGATATCGACACGCCTATCCGCAAAATGTCCAAGGGCATGAAGCAGAAGGTCGGCATCGTGGCCGCGTTCATGCATGACCCGGCTGTTCTCATTCTGGATGAACCGACGTCGGGGCTTGATCCCTTGATGCAGCAGACGTTCATCGAGCTCGTGCTGGAGGAGAAGGCGCGCGGCAAAACCTTCCTCCTGTCGTCGCACAGCTTCCCGGAAATCGAGCGGACATGCGACCGGGCGGCGATTATTAGGGACGGCGTCCTGCTTACGGTCAAAGATATCCACGAGCTGCAGTCGATGCAGCGGAAGCTCTTCGAGGTTACGTTTGCAAGCGAGGAGGAAGCGAGCTTCTTCCGGCAAAGCGGCTTGGCAGTGGAATCGTATGAAGGGACCCGGGTGCGCGTATCCGTTCAAGGCGATTACGAGACCTTCGCGGCGGAGACAGCCAAATACAGGGTGAGAAACATCGATATGTTCACCCAAAGCCTGGAGGAAATCTTCATGCACTACTACGACCGGAAGGAGAGGAAGTCATGAACGGCGTGCTGTACATGCAGATGATGAAGGTGAACCTAAAGGGCTTCATGAACTACGCGATCGGCTCTGCGTTTTATATGCTGCTGATGTTCTGGCTCTATCCCGGCATCGCGACCAATGCGGCGGCCATCGACCAGCTCGTGAAGTCCATGCCGGAGGGGGTAGGGCAGGCCTTCGGCCTGAGCGGCTTCGGAAGCGCGGAGGCGTTCATCTCGGGCGAGTATTACGGCTTGATTCTGGTGCTGATCCTATCGATTCTGTGCGTGCAGCTGTCCACGCAGCTGATGGCGAAGCTGGTGAGCCAAGGCGCCATGGGGTACCTGCTGTCGACGCCGACGACGAGAGTCAAGGTTGCCGTTACGCAGGCTTGCGTGCTCGTGACCGGGCTGTTCCTGATCATGGCCGCCACGACGATCGCCGGCTTTATCGGCAACGCCTGGCTGCTTGGCCCGGAATATGCCTTTCATACGGAGCTGTTTTTGAAAATGAACGCCGCTGCTTTCCTGCTCTTCTTCGCCGTAGGCGGCATCTCGTTCCTTGTGTCGGCGCTGACGAACGACGACAAGAGAGCGCTCGGCATATCCGGCGCAATCACCTTCGGCTTCTTCAGCCTGGACCTGCTCGGGAAGCTCGGCGACAGCATTAGCTGGCTGCGGAGCCTATCGATCTTCTCCCTCTACCGGCCGGCCGAGATCGTGCAGGGCAGCGTGAATGTGGCGCTGCCGTTCCTGCTGCTGCTTGTGATCGGAGCGTCGGCGTTCGTTCTCGCGGCTGTGCTGTTTCGCCGCAGGGATTTGCCTTTATAGAACAGGTAACAATCAGAACAAGGAGCAGCAGCGGCCATGCATGAAGGCCGCGGCTGCTCCTTGTTTGTTGCTTGCGCCCGCTGGCCCTTACTTGACCGCGCGCATCCGCACGATGGCTGCGGCTGCTTCCGCGCGCGTCGTCTTGACGGATGGCGCGAAGCGGTTATCCTGCAGCCCGTCGAGCAGCGCGTGCTTGCCGGAGACGGCGACCGCGCCGCGGGCCCAGCCGGGCACCGACGCATCGTCGGCGTAGCCAGTGGCCGCGCTGCCGTCGGTCGGCAGGCCAGATGCCTTGACGACCATTGGGTGATATGGGCCTTGCATCTGGGCTTAGCACAAAGAAGAGCCTCTGCCGCGGGCAGCGCGGCAAAGGCTCTCCTATCAATCGGGGAATAACTTAGACAATCCGTTCCTGGATCGTGCTGCCCATGTCCCGCACCTGCTCCAAATAAGCGGTCATAAGCCTGTCATCCTCGATACTGTAGCGGAAGCCGAACCGCTCGGCGATTTCTTCTCCCATGGCGCGGAACAATTCACAAGCTGCAAAAACAGCCTG encodes:
- a CDS encoding S-layer homology domain-containing protein, with amino-acid sequence MVVKASGLPTDGSAATGYADDASVPGWARGAVAVSGKHALLDGLQDNRFAPSVKTTRAEAAAAIVRMRAVK
- a CDS encoding alpha/beta hydrolase; this translates as MTSPFHFDIHLPAHMEPGKRYPAVFTLHGKGSNERNMFGLVQPLQDEFIIIGIRGNLTLGAGYQYYGLISLGNPIREQFDPAIAELTAFIHEITAHYPIDPGKRYLLGFSQGAILAMTLALTMGAELKGIVALNGYVPSFVKTEYPLRSVKDMSIFISHGEFDSVFPVGIGRESADYFRTRTERLTFNLYPTDHGVSPENQ
- a CDS encoding ABC transporter ATP-binding protein, coding for MLSVQQLTKRFSNGKGIVDVSFEVKQGEVFGFLGPNGAGKSTTIRHIMGFMKPDSGRAKVNGLDTWKEQGRFQASVGYLPGEISFIEGMTGRSFLDFMAAMQRVKDPARRSRLIERLQFDIDTPIRKMSKGMKQKVGIVAAFMHDPAVLILDEPTSGLDPLMQQTFIELVLEEKARGKTFLLSSHSFPEIERTCDRAAIIRDGVLLTVKDIHELQSMQRKLFEVTFASEEEASFFRQSGLAVESYEGTRVRVSVQGDYETFAAETAKYRVRNIDMFTQSLEEIFMHYYDRKERKS
- a CDS encoding ABC transporter permease subunit: MNGVLYMQMMKVNLKGFMNYAIGSAFYMLLMFWLYPGIATNAAAIDQLVKSMPEGVGQAFGLSGFGSAEAFISGEYYGLILVLILSILCVQLSTQLMAKLVSQGAMGYLLSTPTTRVKVAVTQACVLVTGLFLIMAATTIAGFIGNAWLLGPEYAFHTELFLKMNAAAFLLFFAVGGISFLVSALTNDDKRALGISGAITFGFFSLDLLGKLGDSISWLRSLSIFSLYRPAEIVQGSVNVALPFLLLLVIGASAFVLAAVLFRRRDLPL
- a CDS encoding helix-turn-helix domain-containing protein, which codes for MDIGSAIRSIRKRKNITIAQICEETGLSQGFMSQVETNKTSPSIATLENIAKALDVPLAYLLLQKEERMGIVRKTDRKTTTSGSGQLKVEHLSAARNMRMMIVEIPPGASTGDEPHAHEGEEVHVVLKGRIYAEQGEDAAEFGEGDSFSWNACVPHRVRNAGDELAVVLISVYTEKELDTPYYGSY
- a CDS encoding TetR/AcrR family transcriptional regulator; this encodes MNGFEKRASSIKAKIMNTTLELLRTTELKRIRVADIARLANVSQVTIYNYFGSKEALVRETFQTYFDGAIADFEAYLAEGHPLKEKIEHIVFLKKASFRDFPPGLIKELMAGDPEIALYIERQYREKSLPMTARIIEEGKESGEIASSVSTPNVLAFIQLFMNQYDRILDMAQNSGDRDGFLEGMLELFFYGLSGKR